A single region of the Salvelinus sp. IW2-2015 linkage group LG20, ASM291031v2, whole genome shotgun sequence genome encodes:
- the LOC111980290 gene encoding beta-1,3-galactosyltransferase 1-like isoform X2, which translates to MAEGSRYCCWSGVRCRFLILLVTVAAILFFTNHRSAECXPRWWAEYHGRSVNTSREVVSLNFTDFTIDAHETASANSTDRQTSLIHSTQQAIKLNTTHNETSSVTSALTITDLITEVKAVRATPPPYXSPGPYHVEYPSEYIFILDEPEKCREQNPFLVLMVPVAPYNRDAREAVRSTWGSERQVLGKEVRLFFLLGLPSGEETEQLQEKVLQESKEHQDLLQSDFIDSYKNLTIKTMVMMEWLSSRCPNASYAMKIDSDMFLNVNTLVNMLLHAPKQNYMTGLVARRGVVLRAHKSKWYLPKKVFPEPVYPPYALGLGYVFTLDLPRKLVEASRHVKAVYIEDVYLGLCMRHLGIRPTDPPNGNLFHVSPVAYDRCTYSRLIATTTYSITHQVNAWTDLHKPGPPC; encoded by the coding sequence ATGGCAGAAGGTAGCAGATACTGCTGCTGGTCCGGTGTTCGCTGCCGTTTCCTCATCCTGCTCGTCACAGTGGCGGCCATCTTGTTCTTCACCAACCACCGGTCAGCAGAGTGTSTCCCAAGATGGTGGGCAGAATACCATGGTCGTTCAGTCAACACCAGTAGGGAAGTAGTTTCTCTCAACTTCACTGACTTTACCATAGACGCTCATGAAACTGCATCTGCCAATTCAACAGATCGTCAGACTTCACTTATCCACTCTACTCAACAGGCCATCAAACtcaacacaacacataatgaaacTAGTTCCGTCACGTCTGCACTGACCATCACTGATCTGATCACAGAGGTCAAGGCAGTTCGGGCCACTCCTCCTCCGTATKTGTCCCCAGGACCGTACCATGTAGAATACCCATCAGAGTACATCTTCATCCTGGATGAGCCAGAGAAATGCCGGGAGCAGAACCCCTTCCTGGTTCTGATGGTGCCAGTGGCGCCCTATAACAGGGACGCTCGTGAGGCCGTCCGCAGTACTTGGGGCAGTGAGAGGCAGGTACTGGGCAAAGAGGTCCGTCTGTTCTTCCTGCTGGGACTGCCcagtggagaggagacagagcagctCCAGGAGAAGGTGCTGCAGGAGAGCAAAGAGCACCAGGATCTGCTGCAGAGCGACTtcatagacagctacaaaaaccTGACCATCAAGACCATGGTGATGATGGAGTGGTTGAGCTCTCGCTGCCCCAACGCCTCCTACGCCATGAAGATCGACTCAGACATGTTCCTCAACGTGAACACCTTGGTCAACATGCTGCTTCACGCTCCAAAGCAGAACTATATGACTGGACTAGTGGCCCGACGGGGTGTTGTTCTAAGAGCCCATAAATCCAAATGGTATCTTCCAAAGAAGGTGTTTCCTGAACCGGTATATCCACCTTACGCTCTGGGCCTGGGCTATGTCTTCACCTTAGACCTCCCCAGGAAGCTGGTGGAGGCGTCCAGGCATGTTAAAGCCGTCTACATAGAGGATGTGTATCTGGGACTGTGTATGAGACACCTGGGCATCCGGCCTACTGACCCCCCCAATGGAAACCTCTTCCATGTTTCCCCTGTGGCTTATGACCGCTGCACCTACTCACGGCTGATAGCCACCACCACATACAGTATCACTCACCAGGTCAACGCATGGACAGACCTACACAAACCTGGTCCTCCCTGCTGA
- the LOC111980290 gene encoding beta-1,3-galactosyltransferase 1-like isoform X1, translating to MVEDGTKNGGRSQEMAEGSRYCCWSGVRCRFLILLVTVAAILFFTNHRSAECXPRWWAEYHGRSVNTSREVVSLNFTDFTIDAHETASANSTDRQTSLIHSTQQAIKLNTTHNETSSVTSALTITDLITEVKAVRATPPPYXSPGPYHVEYPSEYIFILDEPEKCREQNPFLVLMVPVAPYNRDAREAVRSTWGSERQVLGKEVRLFFLLGLPSGEETEQLQEKVLQESKEHQDLLQSDFIDSYKNLTIKTMVMMEWLSSRCPNASYAMKIDSDMFLNVNTLVNMLLHAPKQNYMTGLVARRGVVLRAHKSKWYLPKKVFPEPVYPPYALGLGYVFTLDLPRKLVEASRHVKAVYIEDVYLGLCMRHLGIRPTDPPNGNLFHVSPVAYDRCTYSRLIATTTYSITHQVNAWTDLHKPGPPC from the coding sequence tCAGGAGATGGCAGAAGGTAGCAGATACTGCTGCTGGTCCGGTGTTCGCTGCCGTTTCCTCATCCTGCTCGTCACAGTGGCGGCCATCTTGTTCTTCACCAACCACCGGTCAGCAGAGTGTSTCCCAAGATGGTGGGCAGAATACCATGGTCGTTCAGTCAACACCAGTAGGGAAGTAGTTTCTCTCAACTTCACTGACTTTACCATAGACGCTCATGAAACTGCATCTGCCAATTCAACAGATCGTCAGACTTCACTTATCCACTCTACTCAACAGGCCATCAAACtcaacacaacacataatgaaacTAGTTCCGTCACGTCTGCACTGACCATCACTGATCTGATCACAGAGGTCAAGGCAGTTCGGGCCACTCCTCCTCCGTATKTGTCCCCAGGACCGTACCATGTAGAATACCCATCAGAGTACATCTTCATCCTGGATGAGCCAGAGAAATGCCGGGAGCAGAACCCCTTCCTGGTTCTGATGGTGCCAGTGGCGCCCTATAACAGGGACGCTCGTGAGGCCGTCCGCAGTACTTGGGGCAGTGAGAGGCAGGTACTGGGCAAAGAGGTCCGTCTGTTCTTCCTGCTGGGACTGCCcagtggagaggagacagagcagctCCAGGAGAAGGTGCTGCAGGAGAGCAAAGAGCACCAGGATCTGCTGCAGAGCGACTtcatagacagctacaaaaaccTGACCATCAAGACCATGGTGATGATGGAGTGGTTGAGCTCTCGCTGCCCCAACGCCTCCTACGCCATGAAGATCGACTCAGACATGTTCCTCAACGTGAACACCTTGGTCAACATGCTGCTTCACGCTCCAAAGCAGAACTATATGACTGGACTAGTGGCCCGACGGGGTGTTGTTCTAAGAGCCCATAAATCCAAATGGTATCTTCCAAAGAAGGTGTTTCCTGAACCGGTATATCCACCTTACGCTCTGGGCCTGGGCTATGTCTTCACCTTAGACCTCCCCAGGAAGCTGGTGGAGGCGTCCAGGCATGTTAAAGCCGTCTACATAGAGGATGTGTATCTGGGACTGTGTATGAGACACCTGGGCATCCGGCCTACTGACCCCCCCAATGGAAACCTCTTCCATGTTTCCCCTGTGGCTTATGACCGCTGCACCTACTCACGGCTGATAGCCACCACCACATACAGTATCACTCACCAGGTCAACGCATGGACAGACCTACACAAACCTGGTCCTCCCTGCTGA